A segment of the Buchnera aphidicola (Mindarus abietinus) genome:
AAGATTTAATATTAGTATTTGGTTCGTTTATAACAGTATCTGAAGTTATAAAAATTTTGAATATAAATATACAAAAAATTTAAATAAGGAAACATTTTTAATGTTCAAACATAGCAGAAATAGATTCTTCATTGCTAATTCTTCTAATAGCTTCTGCTAACATTCCTGATAAAGTTAATGTACGTATATTTGAAAGAGATCGAATAGAATTTGATAGTGGAATTGTATCACATACAATTACTTCATCTATAACAGAATTTTTTAAATTTTTTTCAGCATCTCCTGAAAAAATAGGATGAGTAGCATAAGCAAAAACTTTTCTAGCTCCTCTATCTTTTAATGCTTCAGCAGCTTTACATAATGTTCCAGCAGTATCGATGATATCATCTACTAACACACAATCTCTTTTTTCTACATCTCCTATAATGTGCATTACTTGAGAAACGTTAGTATTAGGTCTTCTTTTATCGATTATAGCCATATCAGTATCGTGTAATAATTTTGCTATTGCTCTTGCTCTAATTACTCCTCCTATATCAGGGGAAACAACAATAGGATTCTTAAATTTTTTTTTCAACATATCTTCTAATAAGATTAAACTACCGAAAACATTATCTACGGGAATATCAAAAAATCCTTGAATTTGTTCAGCATGAAGATCAACAGTTAATACACGATCTACTCCGACTATA
Coding sequences within it:
- a CDS encoding ribose-phosphate pyrophosphokinase, whose translation is MHDIKLFSGNSVPELAQSIAERLFLHLSNATVERFSDGEISVQINENVRGGDIFIIQSTCFPTNDNLMELVVIVDALRRASAGRITSVIPYFGYARQDRRVRSARVPITAKIVADFLSIVGVDRVLTVDLHAEQIQGFFDIPVDNVFGSLILLEDMLKKKFKNPIVVSPDIGGVIRARAIAKLLHDTDMAIIDKRRPNTNVSQVMHIIGDVEKRDCVLVDDIIDTAGTLCKAAEALKDRGARKVFAYATHPIFSGDAEKNLKNSVIDEVIVCDTIPLSNSIRSLSNIRTLTLSGMLAEAIRRISNEESISAMFEH